One Cryomorphaceae bacterium genomic window, GCGGCAAAAAGCCCTTAATGCGCCGTTTGGAACCTCCGAGCGTTTTCTTTAGGTAGTGACCGATATAAAGCAGCAGTAAGCTATTGATGAACAGATCACCAAGCGATGGAAACAAAAAGGAGGAGGCGTATAACGATGGATTGAAAACCTGCAAACCCGAAAAAACATGCGGGTAACTCAGTGTAATGAGCCTGATCAGGAAAAGGGTTGCAGGAAACAGTAGCACAGCGAGTCGCACGGGCATTTTCCGACTGAAGAGGATTGGACATGTGCGTAGAAAGAGCCACAGTCCGGCAATTACCATCAGCAGGTTAAACCATCGAAGTTGCTCGGGCAAGGGTGCGTGCTGGTGGATGTGGAAAACCGTTTCGGTTCCCACCTGAACAGGTACAGAATTTACGCGCGGACTCAAACTTAAAAAGTAAACCGGGGGCAGGGCAAAATCGGGGGCGAATTCATCCTGCAGGTGATCGTTGTTATATGGGTAGGACGACTTGATCAGGAACAGCGCATAATATTCGCGTCCGTCCTTCACCACTTTCCGCAAACCATACCAGCCGTTGTCAAGTTGCAGGTATTGCTCATCCGGAATTCCCGGGCCAAAAAGGTAATCAAAAGCCACGCGGTTGTCCGACCAGAAAACCAATTCGTCATTTTCATATACTGCGAGCAAAATGCCCGTTTTGTCAAACAGACCCGCGTAATAATCCGAGTATTGAACAGCTGTTGGGTGTACACCCCATTCACTGAACCTGGCGCTTAGCAGCGAAATTTCGTTTCGCGTTTCGGAACTTTTTTGCTGAAGCACACCTGAAACATGCTGTGCAACTGCCTCCAAACTTCGCTCCTTGCCAAAGGGAAGCCCTACCCACCAACCTAAGCTCATGAGCAGCAGCCCTATTATTCCAACCACAAGTGAATCTCTCACGCGCTAATTTTCAAGTGCCGACTAAGGTAAAGAATTTAGGTGGTGGGGCGTGAAGAGGAAGAAAACTGCATAGCCCCCAAATATGAACCGACCGCTCGGTTCATATCCGATAAAGTGAATCATGCTTTTTGCGCTTTCTGTGATGCGCGCAAAAAGCTGATTTTCTAATCGGGGTTACCCCAACTAATTCAAGTAATTTGCTGCTTAACACTCCTCCTATTGAATAAGTTGGGGTAAACTTCTCGCCCACTCGGGGAACAAAACAAAAAGTCCCCGAAGAAATAAGCTTCAGGGACCTCATTGCTGGTGCTATTCGAGATCTTTTGCTCCCCCTCCTGGGCTTACCGGCACCGACGCCCTAACTCGTCACTCGAAGGGCCTCTGGGCCGGCATAGACTTCTCGCCCACTCGGGGAACAAAACAAAAAGTCCCCGAAGAAATAAGCTTCAGGGACCTCATTGCTGGTGCTATTCGAGATCTTTTGCTCCCCCTCCTGGGCTCGAACCAGGGACCCTCTGATTAACAGTCAGATGCTCTAACCAACTGAGCTAAGGAGGAATAAAATAGTGCTCCGTAGAGCGGGCACAAAAATAAATCTTTGAACGAAACTACACAACATACTTACCCGAAAAAAATAACTAATCGTGCTATGCGCTTTTCAACCAGCATGAACCGCTATCTTTGCAACAAACAACAGCCCATGAATCTCGTAAGTGTTGGCACTGTAGCCTTCGATTCCATTGAAACGCCATTCGGCAAACAAGAGCGCGTCATTGGCGGAGCCGCCACCTATATAAGCATCGCCGCATCCTATTACATTCAGCAATCAGGCTTGGTTTCTGTTATTGGTGACGATTTTCCGAAGGAGGTACTGCAAGAAATGGAGAAGCGCGGCATCAACCAGGAAGGCCTCCAGGTTAAACAAGGCGAGAAATCCTTCTTCTGGTCGGGCAAGTACCACTACGACATGAATGCGCGCGATACGCTCGACACCCAGCTCAACGTATTGGCCGATTTTAAGCCGGTGGTGCCTGAATCATACCAGGGCTGCGACTTCTTGATGCTTGGCAACCTCGACCCTGCGGTTCAGCTTTCGGTACTTGAGCAACTGCGCGAGCGTCCGCGGCTTGTGGTGCTCGACACCATGAATTTCTGGATGGACATTGCGCTCGATAAACTGAACGAAGTGCTGAAAAAAGTGGATGTGCTCACCATCAACGACGAAGAGGCGCGCCAACTATCCAATGAATATTCGCTGGTGAAGGCCGCCCGAAAGATTATGGAAATGGGGCCTCGCTACCTGATTATCAAAAAAGGAGAACACGGTGCGCTACTGTTTCATGAAGACCGCGCCTTTTTTGCCCCAGCACTCCCGCTCGAAGAGGTTGTGGATCCCACCGGAGCAGGCGATACCTTTGCCGGCGGTTTTATCGGCTACCTCGCCGGAGCGCGAAACATCTCTTTCGACAATATGAAGCGTGCCATCGTGGTGGGCTCGGCCATGGCGTCCTTTACCTGCGAAAAATTCGGCCCCGAGCGCTTGCTTGAACTGGACCGCGAAACCATTGACCGCCGCGTTCAGGAGTTTGTAGATCTCGTTGATTTCGACATCGAGCTGGTAGGCGCCTGACAAACCATACCATGCACCAAAACAGAACAGCCGGCTAACACGCAACCGGCTGCTCTATGCAAGCTGTGAGCTTTTAAAGGTTTACAATTGAATGTCCGTAAACGGACAGTCCAAAAATCGCGAATACGATTTGAAATTCCAAACGCGCAAGGGGTCCTATTTGTTGTTAAAGGCCGTCATGGTTTGCGCAAGCCCCAAAGTTCCAAATGCCAGGATTGCATTCGATGCCTGCTTACATCTCTCAGGCAGTGCGGCTTTTTCATCTTCACTCCACGCACTGAGCACATAATTTACCTGCTGACCACGGCCAAATTCGCTGCCAATTCCAAACCTGAGCCGTGCGTATTGCTGGGTGCCCAAAATCTGGTTGATGTTTTTGAGTCCGTTATGGCCCCCGTCGCTACCCTTCCCACGCAGGCGAATGGTTCCGAATGGCAGGGCAAGGTCGTCGGTCACCACAAGCAAACGATCGAGCGGAATTTTCTCTTGTTGCATCCAGTAGCTTACGGCCTTTCCGCTCAGGTTCATATAGGTGGATGGTTTGAGCAGGATGTAAATACGGCCCCGGTGCTTCAAGGTAGCTACATCACCGTATCGCCCCGCGCGGAAGGCTGTTTCGCCTGTTAAAAAAGAAGTGCCGGACTCCCTCACGAGGGTGTCCAGCACTTTGAATCCAATGTTGTGCCGGGTGTTTTCGTATTCCGGCCCAATATTACCTAAACCTGCTATCAGGAATTTCATGCAGCAGGGCAACCGTTTTATTCGGCAGCGGCCTCAGGTTTGGCTTCCGCGCCTTCGGCAGCAGCAGCTTCTCCTTCACCACCTTCCTCTTCGTCCTCATCACCGGTATCCACCGCACCACGTGCAGTTTTAATAGACACCACCACGGCTTCTGGATCGTGTAGCAGAGCAAGCTCACCTACGTTCAAATCTTTGACACGGATTTTCTGTCCGATACGAAGTTTGGTAATGTCCAGCTCAATGGCCTCGGGAAACTGAGGCGGAAAACCTTTTACGTTGAGTTTGCGGAAAAGCACAAACAAACGCCCCCCGTTCCGAACTCCGATAGCAGAGCCGGAAACGCGCAACGGCAGCTGAATCTTTACCTCTTTGTCGTTGAAAAGCTGGATAAAATCAACGTGGATAATTCTGTCGGTTACAGGGTGAAACTGCACCTCTTTAATCAGGGCGTCGAAAGACGTTCCGTCGATGTCGAGTGCAATTCGGTGTACGTTCGGAGTAATTACCAGCTTGCTCATTTGGTTGTAGTCCACGTGAAAGTGAACCTGCTTTTCGCCTCCGTACAGCACACAAGGTACCCTATCCTGGTTGCGAAGCGCCTTAGCATCTGTACTCCCTACGCCCTCTCTTGGAGAGCCGCTCAATGATACTTGCTTCATTTTATTTGATTTAGATTAAGAAATTACAAAGTGTGAACTAATGCTTTCGTACTGAACCACACCGCGAATCACCTCAGCAAACAGCGGTGCCGCGCTCAGTACTTTGATCTTGGGATGCGCATGTCTGAGCGGAATGGTATCGGTAACAATAAGCTCTGCGAGGTTAGACTGGTCCAGACGTTCGTATGCCGGACCCGATAACACGGGGTGCGTACACATAGCTCTCACGCTCAACGCGCCCTTATCCAGCATCATATCGGCAGCCTTGGTGAGGGTGCCGGCTGTATCAACGATGTCGTCAACCAACATCACGTGGCGGTCTTTAACGTCACCTATTACAGTCATGCTATCTACCTGATTGGCAACTTTTCGCTGCTTGTAACAAATAGCCATTTCCAGGTTAAAATGCTTGGCGTATGCGTTGGCCCTTTTGGTTCCACCGGTGTCGGGGGCCGCCATAATCAGGTTTTCGCGGTCTATGGATTCCAGGTACTTCACAAAAATAGACGAAGCAAATAGGTGGTCCACCGGAACTTCAAAAAACCCCTGAATCTGGTCAGCGTGGAGGTCCATCGTAACCACCCGGGTAACGCCCGCTGCAGTGAGCAAATTGGCAATCATTTTTGAACCGATGGCTACGCGAGGTTTGTCTTTTCGGTCCTGACGGGCATATCCAAAGTAAGGAATCACCGCTACAATTCTCCGGGCCGAAGCGCGTTTGGCAGCATCTATCAGCAGCAACAATTCCAACAGATTGTCGGCCGGAGGCATGGTGCTCTGAATGATGAACACATCCTTACCGCGAATGCTCTCCTCGTATGACGGCTGAAATTCGCCGTCGCTGAATTCAGAAACAATCACGTTTCCGAGCTGTACACCAAACTGCGCGGCTATTTGAGAAGCCAAATGTTGCGATGTGCGCCCTGAGAATATTTTTACTGAATCCAGCACGGGTCCTGTTAAGAGGGGTGCAAATGTAGGAAATTGGTTTTGCGAAACAAAGTAGCATTTCAATGTTTTCGTGTGGATGTTGTGGCATCCCGAACAAATGAATAAATTTGCAGCCCACTTCACTATGCCTGGGTGGCGGAATTGGTAGACGCGCACGACTCAAACTCGTGTTCTTCGGAGTGTGGGTTCGATTCCCACCCCAGGTACAAAGGCCTCCGATAAGGGGCCTTTTTTCGTTTCTTTGAAACACATACAAGATGGAAGAAGGCTTTGTAAAATACAGCGACTCCGCCAAACAGGAACGCTACGACCGCGCTTACCTGCGTATGGCGAAGCAGTGGGCTACGCTCTCGCATTGCCAGCGCAAACAAGTAGGCTCGCTCATTGTAAAAGAGGGGATGATTATTTCTGATGGCTACAACGGCACGCCCACCGGTTTCGAAAACGATTGCGAAGATGACAACGGCAATACCAAGTGGTACGTGCTGCACGCCGAAGCCAATGCCATCACCAAGGTTGCACGCTCAACCAACGACGCACGCAATGCAACACTATACCTTACGTTATCTCCCTGCAAGGAATGCAGCAAATTGATTCATCAGATTGGCATCAAGCGATTGGTTTTCATAGAGAGGTACAAAGACGATGCAGGTCTCAACTTTCTGCGTCAGGCCGGTGTTGAAGTAGTGCAAATACAAAACCCCTGAAAAGGAGGATGAAAAAAACCTGGATTTTACTCCCCTTACTACTGGCCATCGCGCTAAGCGCCGGAATATACATCGGTGCAGATATGTCGCGCTTTGGTGCCGAAGCGCCTGCATTCACCCGAATGGTGAACCACAGCAGCAACAAAATCACGCAGATTATCAACTTTATTGAGCGGCACTACGTGGATACAGTGGATAAAGCCGGACTGATTGATTTCAGTATCCAGGAAATGTTGCAGCACCTCGACCCACATTCGTACTACATTTCAGCGCGCGAGCTTCGTCAATACACTGAACCGCTGGAAGGTAACTTCGACGGAATTGGCGTAGAATTTACCATTCAAAACGACACGGTTTTTGTAGTTACGCCGTTGGAAGGTGGCCCCTCTGAAGCCCTGGGCATACGTTCGGGCGACCGCATCGTTACCGTGGACGGCGAAAACATTGCCGGCATCGGCGTTACCAACCGCGATGTGATGACCACCCTGCGCGGCGAAAGCGGCACCCGGGTTCACATTCAAATTAAACGCCGGGGAACTCCCGGTTTGCTGGACTTTACCATCACCCGCGGCAAGATTCCTATATACAGCGTGGCAGTGTCGTATATGCTGGATGATGCCACTGGCTACATTCGTGTTACGCGTTTTGCCAAAACCACGCATCAGGAATTTATGGAAGGAGTTGCGAAACTCAAAATGAGCGGAATGGAGCAACTTATCATCGACCTGCGCGGAAATGGTGGCGGCTACCTGAACACCGCCATCGCAATGTGCGAAGAACTGCTTCCGGCCAAAGAGCTGATTGTGTACACCGAAGGTCGTGCGCAGCCACGCAAAACCTATGAAACCCGCCGCAGCGGAAGTCTTACAAATTTGCCCATTGTGGTAATGATTGATCAAGGCTCGGCATCGGCCAGTGAAATTTTGGCGGGAGCAGTGCAGGACAATGATCGCGGTTTAATTGTAGGTCGCCGCTCGTTCGGAAAAGGACTGGTGCAGGAGCACTACGAGTTTCCGGATAGTTCAGCGATTCGCCTTACAGTGGCCCGCTACTACACCCCATCGGGCAGGAGCATTCAGCGTCCCTACGGAAACGGAATTGATTACGAAGCAGATATATACTCAAGATATGAAACCGGTGAACTATACGATTCAACCAAAATCAACTACCCCGATTCGCTGGTGTATCTTACGCGTGCAGGCCGAAGGGTATTTGGCGGCGGTGGTATTGTGCCTGATTTGTACGTGGCCATTGACACGGTGGGAGCATCGGATTATTTTACGGAGTTGAGTTATCGCGGAATCCTCAACGACTTTGCCTTTGAGTACGCTGATAGCCATCGCGACAGACTACTGGCTGCGGGTTCGGTGGAGGAGTTTGTGAAAAGCTTTGTGGTGAATCCGCGAATGCTGCAAGACCTCTATCACTTTGCCGATGGTCGTGGACTAAAAGCCGACCCCACGGATATTCACATTTCTGAATCGTACATTGCCCTTCGGCTCAAGGCCCTGATTGCCCGTAATATCTGGGGTAACGACGGGTATTATCCCATTATTGCAGAAGACGACCGCATGTTGCAGGTGGCGCGGGGAGCTTTCGAGAAAGGAAAAACTATTCTACCGTAACCGACTTGGCCAGGTTTCTGGGCTGATCAACGTTACAACCCCGCATCACAGCAACGTGGTACGAAAGCAGTTGCAAAGGAATCACCGAAATCAGACCCATCAATACCTCGTCCACTTCCGGAATTTCGATGGTGTGGTCGGCAAGGGCTTTCACTTGTTCATCTCCCTCGGTTACAATGGCAATCACTTTGCCTTTTCGCGCCTTTACTTCCTGCACGTTGCTCACAATTTTGTCGTACGACGCACCTTGAGTGGCAATCACTACCACGGGCATATTCTCGTCAATCAGCGCAATGGGGCCGTGTTTCATTTCGGCGGCGGGATAACCCTCGGCGTGGATGTACGAAATCTCCTTCAACTTGAGCGCGCCCTCCAGGGCCACCGGAAAGTTAATTCCACGACCTAGATAGAGGGCATTGGTGGCATTCTTGTAATAGTCGGCGATGTATTGAATCTGGTCATCCAGTTGAAGCACTTTCTCAATCTTCTCAGGGATGGCGTCCAGCTCAATCAGCAAACGCTGAAAACGTGAATGGGGAATGGTTCCTTTACCCTGCGCAACCGACAAAGCCATCAGCGTAAGCACAGTAACCTGTGCGGTAAAGGCTTTGGTAGAGGCCACACCAATCTCCGGCCCTGCGTGCGTATAGGAGCCCGCGTGAGTTGTGCGCGGAATGGTAGAGCCAATAACGTTGCAAATACCAATAATGGTAGCTCCGCGTTGTTTGGCCATTTCAATCGCGGCCAAAGTATCGGCGGTTTCTCCCGATTGCGAAATGGCAATCACCACATCATCTTCCGAAATAATCGGGTTTCGGTAGCGAAACTCAGAGGCGTATTCCACCTCAACCGGAATGCGCGCAAGGTCTTCGAACAGGTACTCCCCTACCAAGCCGGCGTGCCATGATGTACCGCAAGCCACAATGATGATGCGCTTGGCCTGAAAAAGCCTTTGCTCATACTCGCGTATTCCGCCGAGAGCCACTATTCCTTTGTTTACATTCAGTCTGCCACGCATACTGTCGCGCACGGAGCGGGGCTGCTCGTAGATTTCCTTCAGCATAAAATGCTCGTAACCGCCTTTTTCCAGGGCTTCGAGCTGCATTTCCAACTCCTGAATGTAGGGGGTTTTCTCCTGGTTTTTGATGTTCCGCAATTGCAGCCCTGTCTCGCGATCAACAATGGCAATTTCTTCATCTTCGAGGTACACTACATTTTTGGTGTGCTCAATAATCGGTGTAGCATCGGAGGCAATGAAATACTCTCCTTGCTGCTTACCAATACCTATTACCAGCGGGCTTCCTTTCTTGGCGGCGATGAGTTGATCGGGGTTCTCGCGCGACATGACTACAATGGCATAGGCTCCCACCACTTCATTGAGTGCTTTGCGCACGGCCTCAAACAAGGAAATGTCCTTCTCGTTTCGCTTAATGTCGTCCACGAGGTGAATCAATACCTCGGTGTCGGTGTCGCTCTGAAACACATGGCCTCGCTGGATGAGCCCCTTCTTGAGGGTGTCAAAATTTTCGATGATTCCATTGTGGATAATCACCATTTCATTGTTAGCCGTGGCATGCGGGTGCGCGTTCTCGTCGTTGGGCGGTCCATGGGTAGCCCAACGTGTATGACCAATTCCAATGTTTCCGATGAGCGGATTTTCATCCACCCGATGTTGCAGATTGCTGACCTTGCCTTTGCATTTTACCAGATGGATCTGCTCGCTGTCGTGAACGGCAATACCGGCGCTGTCGTAACCCCGGTACTCTAGACGTTGAAGGCCTTTCAGCAGAATCGGAGCTGCCTTCTGTTCACCAATATATCCTACAATTCCGCACATAAATCAGTTAATATTTGGTGTAGTGAATAACCAGCCGCATAGGCCTGTCGGGATGTTGAGGTCCGTTAAGAATCACACGATTGGCAGAACTTCCGGCGCGGTCCGGCACCAGCTCAATGGCAGTGTTCTCGCGCGACCCAAATGCCACCTGTGTAGCCCAACGGGTAATATTAACGCGGTATTGGCTGTTGATTACATCCAAAAATCCTCCAAAGTGTGAGTCACCTTCAAAAATGTCGGGAAGCAGAAAAGCCGTGTTCTCCTCTACGTTTCGCCCCACAGCAAACAGTCGGTTGGGTGGCGCAAAGGCGTGGTCGGCCTGAAAAGGAATAATCAACTCCGCATTATTGATGGCAAGGGTATCATTGCGAATGCTACCCAGGTGTGGGAAAAAGACACGCGTTTTAAGTCCGGCAGCTGCCCGCACAAATGTTTTTTGCCCACCTGAACTATGATCACCGTCCAATTGCGCCTGAATTTCGGGCATGGCCGTACTAAAATCGTGCACACTGCGGGTGTAGTACACGGCATTGGTGTTGATCAACAGATCGTACTCGCGGGTTTCATACTGCCCCTGATCGATGCCGTCGCGGTTGTAGAGGCGGTAGTACAGGGTTACTTTTGAAATCGGACTCAACAGGTTAAAGTAATGTACACCACCATTGCCCGGAGAAATGAACTGATCTGCTACAGTAACATAGAGCCCCTTGAAAAAAGCCGGAAAACCCTGTGTGCTCAAGTCATTGGTGCCAACCGCATTAAAAATACGTGTACCAATTTCAGGGTCAATTTTGATGCGCAGTTGGGGTGGCAGCGTATCCTGACCAACCACTACATTCACTCCCGGGCCGGGTCGCTGAATTTTGCTTTCGGGTTGAACGAGGTCATTTTCCTTTACCTGGAGTACGCGGTTGCTGTAGTACAAGGTATCGGCAAACAACTGTTCATCCAGTTCATACACCTTGTATTCCTGCGGGAAATTATTACCCCACTGTTCATTGGAATAAGACAGAGCAAGTACCACTGAATCAATCTGCACCGTTTCGGATGCTACGCCGGATGTGAAAACAGGTTGATTGGTAGCCAATCGCAGTTGCGTGTAGAACCCTGAAACAAGCCTCCCGAATTTCGGGTCGTGGTGATTGCCGAGCAACACTGCGTCAAGTCCGTCGGCGCGAATACTATCATCCGGAACCGTGTAGGTTTCTATGGTCAGGGTATCTACGCGGTGTATGCCCAACAGCAATTCCGGGGGCAGTACTCCTTTGCCAATTCCATCTTCCTTGTCGCATGCCACAACAGGGAGCAAAAATAAAGCGGCCAATAGCGGCCGCATTATTCGTTGCAGGTTTAATTTCACGGACATTTGCTATTCAACCAATACTCCGCTCTCTTCGAGCACCCGGTCGTAGAACTCGGAGCACGCAGCCACCAAAGCATCGCTTTCGGTGTGTGCAAGCACGGGTTTGCTGAGAGAATTCACGTAATCTTCCAGTTCGCCCTGAAGGCTTGAAGTTCCTTTCACCACGCCATCGCTGTGATCAATAGCAAATCGGGTGAGGTTTTCGTGTGTAGGTTCGTTAAGCAGTGACAGGTCTTCGGGGGCAAATCCCTCCTGACGCAATTTATCCACCATTCCCTTCTCGAGTGTTCCTTCAAAGCCACTTCCATAGGCAGAGAAAACCACTTTCGAATCGCTGAAATGCGGGTCTTCGTTGATGATTTTCTTGAGGTATGCAGGCATGATGGCAGTCATCCAGCCGTGGCAGTGGATGATATCGGGTGCCCAACCAAGTTTCTTCACAGTTTCAATAACGCCGCGCACAAAAAAGATGGAGCGCTCGTCGTTGTCGTTGAAAAACTTTCCTTTAGAATCGCAGTGTACGGCCTTGCGCTGAAAGAAGTCTTCGTTGTCAATAAAGTACACCTGCATGCGTGCTGAGGGAATGGAGGCTACTTTCAAAATCAGCGGGTGGTCGTTGTCGTTGATGATCAGGTTCATACCTGAAAGGCGGATAACTTCGTGCAGCTGGTGACGACGCTCATTGATGCAACCGTAGCGCGGCATAAAGACGCGGATTTCACGGCCTTTTTCCTGCATTCCCTGGGGAAGCATGCGCGATACTGTTGAGATTTCGTTGGCTTCCAGGTACGGAGTTATCTCCTGCGATACATAAAGAACTTTCGTTTTTGCCATAAGTGCTCGGGATTTAATAAGGCTACAAAATTACGACATTTTCGGTGGATATTCAAGGAATCACCTTAGCTTTGTTCGCTTCATTTGCGAGAAAGCCTCCTGTTTACGTGGATATTTTCAATCGGGTATCAGACATCCGCAGTGCACTTTTGCACGCCAAACAAGGCAACAAGACCGTTGCTCTGGTGCCTACGATGGGTGCCTTGCACGACGGTCACCGGTCGTTGATGCAGGCAGCCCTCACACGCGCAGACATTTTGGTAGCCAGTGTTTTTGTGAACCCCACGCAGTTCAACGAAGCCGACGATTTTAACAACTACCCCCGAAACCTTGAGGCTGATATGACGGTGCTGGCCGACGCCGGTTGCGACATAGCCTTTACGCCTACGGTAGAAGAGATATATCCTGAACCCGACCAAACCACCTACGATTTTGGCGAACTAGAAACCCGCTACGAGGGGGCGTTCCGACCGGGGCACTTCAAAGGTGTGGCCATGGTGGTGCGGCGCCTGTTCAACATCATTGAGCCTGATCTTGCTTTTTTTGGCGAAAAGGATTTCCAACAGGTGATGGTCATTCGCCAACTGGTGCGGCAATTCAATATTCCGGTTGAGATTGTAACCGTACCCACCCTTCGCGAACCCGATGGATTGGCCATGAGTTCGCGAAATGTGCGACTCAGCGATGCAGAGAGAAACCGTGCCAATGCCATTTATAAGGCTCTGCTTCGAGCCCAAGAACTGGCTCCTTCCGAATCGCCCGAACAAATCCGCCATCTGGCGATGGAGCTACTGGAACAAAACGGCATGCAGCCTGAGTATTTTGACATCGCCCATCCCGAAACGCTCCGACCCATTCGCGATTTTAATGGTGCACCGCACGCTGTAGCCCTGGTTGCCGCGCGCCTCGGTAATGTGCGCCTAATTGATAACCTGCAA contains:
- a CDS encoding pantoate--beta-alanine ligase → MDIFNRVSDIRSALLHAKQGNKTVALVPTMGALHDGHRSLMQAALTRADILVASVFVNPTQFNEADDFNNYPRNLEADMTVLADAGCDIAFTPTVEEIYPEPDQTTYDFGELETRYEGAFRPGHFKGVAMVVRRLFNIIEPDLAFFGEKDFQQVMVIRQLVRQFNIPVEIVTVPTLREPDGLAMSSRNVRLSDAERNRANAIYKALLRAQELAPSESPEQIRHLAMELLEQNGMQPEYFDIAHPETLRPIRDFNGAPHAVALVAARLGNVRLIDNLQLF